The sequence TCAATGCGATCTGCCCGGTATATACCCATTCGGCGATGGTGCACGACCTGATGAGCCAGATGCCCGATATGGAGGAGCGCATGCGGCGGGTCATTCCGATGGGGCGTTTTGGGCAGCCCGAGGAAATCGCGCAGGCGATTGTGTGGCTTTGCGCCGACGAGAACGCATTCTGCACCGGTCAGGCCATTCAAATGGATGGCGGCATGACGGCGGGGTAATAAGGCAGTCTGAAAAATCAGTATAGTAAAAAAGTCCGAAGTCCGGACAGTCGCTCAGGTGTTGCTTACGCAGGCCTATAAACGACTGTCCAGACTTCGGACTTTTTTACTATACTGACTTCTTCTCCTTAAGAAGCCTATTTCTTCTTATCGAACCGATCGGGCGAGGTCGACAGGTAGGACGTCCAGGGGCGCCAACGATCGTCTTCACTAGCCGATGAACCCGAGTCACGCGGGGCAGGCTTCTGGCCACGGTTATTGTTCGACCGGTTCCGGTTGTCATTGCGGCCCGCAGGCTGTGCGTTGCCCTCGCCACGGGGTTTTTGTCCGTTGGCCGAACGTACCTGATCGGGGCGGCGCGTCGACTGGGTGTCGTCGGTCCGCTGGGTACGTTGCTCCGAGGCGCGAACCAGTTCGGGGCGGTTCTGCTGCTGTGGGCCTTTTTCGGCACGGCGCGGCTGGTTAGCCCGGCCGTTGCGTGCCTCGCGGGGTTCGCGCGGCTCACGTTGGTTTGGCTTGGGCGGCTTGGCCACCTCGATCGGGTCGCGGTTGTCAGACGGGAACGGGTTGTTCGCCACCTCAACCGGCACCTTACGGCCAATCAGCTTCTGAATATCTTTCAGGTACGCCCGCTCATCGGTTTCGCAAAACGAAATGGCGATGCCACTGGCGCCCGCGCGGCCCGTCCGGCCAATGCGGTGTACATAGCTTTCGGGAATGTTGGGCAACTCGAAGTTGATCACGTGCGAGAGGTTATCGACGTCGATACCCCGCGCAGCAATGTCGGTAGCCACCAACACCCGCGTGGTGCGCTCCTTGAAGTTGCTCAGGGCGCGTTGCCGGGCGTTCTGGGCTTTGTTGCCGTGAATCGCTTCGGTTTTGATGCCCTGCTTATTCAGGAATTCGGCCACCTTGTCGGCGCCGTGCTTGGTCCGGGTAAAGACCAGCGCCGATTCGATGGCTTTGTCTTCAAGGATATGGCGCAGCAGATTGCGTTTGTTGTCGCGCTCAACCAGATACACCGATTGGCGAACCGTATCGGCCGTCGATGAAACAGGCGTTACTTCCACCTTCACCGGGTCGGTCAGGATGGTATCGGCGAGCTTGACAATTTCGGGCGGCATGGTTGCCGAGAAAAACAGCGACTGCCGTTTGTTGGGCAATACGGCCAGGACCTTACGCACGTCGTGGATAAAACCCATGTCGAGCATCCGGTCGGCTTCGTCGAGCACAAAAAACTCGATGCCTTTCAGGTTTACGAAGCCCTGGTTCATCAGGTCGAGCAACCGGCCGGGCGTTGCCGTCAGGATGTCGACGCCCCGTGCCAGCGCATCGGTTTGTGGTTTCTGACCAACGCCGCCAAAAATAACGGTGTGGCGAAGGCCTACGTGCCGGCCATACGCCGCCAGACTTTCGTCGATCTGGATGGCGAGCTCGCGCGTCGGTGTCAGAATCAGCGCCTTGATCTTGTTTGACCAGTCGCCGGATTGCTTTTTCGTGTATAAGCGCTGAAGCGTAGGAATCGAAAAGGCGGCTGTTTTGCCAGTGCCAGTCTGGGCGCACCCCAACAGATCGCGACCGGCATTTACGTGTGGAATAGCTTGTTCCTGAATTGGAGTTGGGGTAGTGTATCCTTCTTCGGCCAGCGCCTTCAGGATTGGAGCGATAATCGCTAAGTCGTTAAAATTCATTCATGATGGGTGATGTTGAAGAGGCGCCTGCAAAGGCTATGCCTAACCCGCATCACGAGCAGTAATTACTTCCATTACGAAGAAAGTCAGTCATTTAGTTCCGGACCTACCTTGCCGCCCTTGCCGCCCCCACTCATAGGCCTTTCCCGAACCGCATACACATTCCGAGGCCGACGGCTGCCCATAGGACAAAAACTGTTAGGTATTTTTGTCTGTCAGGTCAATTCAGGTTGATCTGATACGGAGACGAATAGCCTACTAGTCACCATTCATGAAATACAGCCTCACTCTACTCGGGATTCTTTTCGCGTCTGTGGGCGCATTGGCCCAGCCATCAGCGCAACAACGCATCCACTACGATGAAACCAAGCGCCAGTTTAGTCTCGAAAACTCGCTGGTGAAACGGGTGCTTCAACTGACGCCGTCGGGGCTGCAAACGGTAGCCTACACCGATCTGCGCACAAAGACCAATGTGATCCGCGACCCAAATCGAGTGAGGGAGATAGCTTTTCAGGTCAACGGTATACCCTTCACGGGGCGCGGGGCGGCGGGCTTTGCCGTGACGTATAAAACCCACACAATCAGCGAGAAAGTCGGGCAGGGGAGTGTGTTGCGCGTTGATTTACAGGTGCAGCATCCCAACCGGTTTATCGTGTTCGACCTAAGCCTGTACTACCAGATTTACGCCGATCTGCCCCTGACGCGCAAATGGCTGACGATCAGAAATACGGGCGGCGATCCATTGCGTATCAGTGAGCTGGACTGGGAAAACCTGAACCTCGACCTAACGGCGGGTGGAGTGGGTCTCACCACGGCGGTTGATGTGTACGCAGCCTACGGGCGGCTACCGACCCGGCCCCCTTACATTGGGCGTACCGACGATGCTGCGTTGCTGATTCATAACCCCGAACAAAACACAGGTATACTGTTGGGCAATGAAGCCCCGGCGGTGATGAAGCGGACTCATGTATACCGGGATTCTACCGAAGTAGGGATTGGCATGGGGTTCGAAGCCGACGATTTTCCGTTTCAGAAGACCCTACTAACCGACGAAACCTTTACCTCGCCCAAAGCCTTCGTTAGCTTGTTCAAAGGGGCTGTCTGGCAGGATGCCTTTGCGCAGGATCTGGCCACCTACGTGCGTACGCAGCTGGGCACACGGTTGTTTGCGCACAAGAAAACGCCAACGGCTTTCTACAACACCCGGCTTCCGTTTGGGCGTAACCTTAATGGCCCACAACTCAAAAAGCTCGTCGATGAGCTGGCCCCCACGGGCATTGATTACCTGATTCTGGACGACGGCTGGCAGGATAACTACGGCGACTGGAACGTGGATACCCGCAAGTTTCCGAACGGCCTGCGCCCCCTGACTGACTACATCCGCGCCAAAGGGATGACGCCCGGTTTATGGCTGGCACTGGCCACCGCCGCCGATACCTCGGCGGTAGGGCAGGAACACGCCGACTGGTTCATGAACAACCGCGACGGGCAACGCCATTCTTTACAGGGTAGCGGTGCTAAAAACCTGTACACGATGAGCCTCGATACCCCCTGGTTCGATTATATACTTCAGAAAATCAGAACGTTGGTTGATGAGCATGGACTTGGGTACATCAAGCTCGACCTGGCGGCAGCCTGTTCGGCTTATCGGCTCAACAGCAGCGATGCGGGCGACTGGGCCACGGGTGCTGGACGTACCTACGCCAATCAGCGGGAATCGTTGTGGCGGCTTTATGAACGCACGGGTCAGCTTATGGATTCGCTCAAAGCCAGCCACCCTAACCTGCTGATCGACTGCACCCATGAACTGTACGGAAAGGCCAACGGCGTCGATCTGTGGCTGCTACAACACGCCGATTACGCCGGGCTCGCGTCGAACCGGATAGGGGCATCGGCGGGAAGTCGTGCCCTTCGGCAGTTGACCTACGATCGGGGGCAGGTGGTGCCGTCAGGTACGTTGCTGACGGGTAACCTGCGCCTCGATGAGCCACTGGCCAAACAGCAGTACCTGTCGATGGCTTCTTCGACCATTGTCTTCACCGGCGACGTTGCCAAACTGCTTCCTACTGATAAAGCGTGGCTCAAAGCCTGGAACGGCTGGCTGGCGGCGCTCAACGAACGTACCCAGTATACGCGATTCTACCAGACGGGCGATGTCCTGCCCCGACCCGATACGCACAACTGGGACGGTGCCATCCGGTTCAACCCCGAGCGTAACGGGGGGCTGCTGTGTTTTTACCGCAACGATTCCCCTGAAGCAACCCGCATCTTCCCGATCCGAGGCGTGAAACCGGCCGGTACGTACCTGATTCGGCAGGGTGGGACCAACGCCGTCGTGGGTACGTTCACGGGGCAGCAACTGCTCACTACAGGCCTGCCAGTCACGATTCCGAACCGCAACGAAGCCTCCCTGCTCTCCATCGAACCGTTCGTAAAACCCGAAGCCGCCAAAGTTGAGCCCATCGCTGCCAAAGAACCCGCCAAGATGCCGGTGAAGTAGGCGGGGGTAGCCAGAACACTGGTGACTACCCCAAACTGACGAGTTCCTTCAACTGATCATCGTTGAGATCGCCGAGCCAGGTTTCGCCGGTCTGCACGCTGAGGTCGGCGAGTTCTTTCTTGGAGCGGATCATGGCGTCGATCTTTTCTTCCAGCGTTCCTTGGTTCATCAGGCGGTAGACGAGCACGTTTTTGGTTTGGCCGATGCGGAAGGCGCGGTCAGTCGCCTGTGCTTCCACGGCGGGGTTCCACCAGAGGTCGTAGTGGATGACATGGTTGGCCTGCGTGAGGTTGAGGCCCGTGCCACCCGCTTTCAGCGACAGAATAAACGTGTGGTCGGAGCGGTTTTTCTGGAATTGCTCGACCATCTCGTCGCGGTCGGCGCGCGAAACGCCCCCGTGCAAAAAGAGCGGCTCCTGCCCGAACGCCTGCTGAATAAACTGCTGTAGCAACTCGCCCATCTCTTTGTACTGCGTGAAAATCAGTACTTTCTCATGGCTAGCGTAGATTGTTTCGAGCAGGTTGAGCAGCAGTTGTGCCTTGCCACTCAAGGCGGCGTTGTCGGGACCTTTCTTGAGGTACTGGCGCGGGTGGTTGCCAATCTGCTTCAGAGCGGTCATCAGCTTCAGCACCAAACCGCGCCGGGCAATGCCGTCTTTGGCTTCGATGGCCCGCATGCTCTCCTGCACTACACTTTCGTAGAGGGCGGCCTGCTCCTGCGTCAGCGAACAATACTGGTTGTTCTCGATCTTATCGGGCAGGTCGCTGATGATGCTCTTGTCGGTCTTAATGCGGCGGAGCAGAAACGGTCCCGTCACGCGCCGGAACAGGTCGAGTTTCTGGTGGTCGCGCTCCTGCTGAATGGGCTTGCCAAACTCCTCGTTGAACTTGCTCACGCCACCCAGATACCCCCGATTGACGAAGTCCATGATACTCCAGAACTCCGACAGCCGGTTTTCAACGGGCGTACCGCTGAGCGCGATCCGGACGTCGCTTTTGAGCTGTTTGACAGCCTTGGTCTGCTCGGTATCGCTGTTTTTGATGTTCTGGGCTTCGTCGATGATCAGCACCGCCCAGGTGGTTTTCTTCAGCGTGTCGAGGTCGGAGCGTACCACGCCGTAGGTGGTCAGGATCAGGTCGGGCGAGGTCGCTTTTTTCAGATCGGGCAGTTTGCGGTTGGGTCCGTGGAAAACCTGCGCCTTCAGGTCCGGGGCAAACCGGGCAATCTCTTTCTGCCAGTTGGTCAATAGGGTGGTGGGTAGCACGACCAGCCCCTTCTGTTTCTGGAAACGCCCTTCCTGCCTGAATTTTAGCAGCAACGTGATGATTTGCAGCGTCTTGCCCAAGCCCATGTCGTCGGCTAGGATACTGCCCATACCGAGCGCCGTGTTCTTGGCGAGCCAGTCGTAGCCGCGAAGCTGATAGGGTCGTAACTGCGCGTTGAGGTGGTCGGGGAGGGGGTGTGGCTCGGCGTCGGTAAATTGTTTCAACAGGTCGCGTACATCGGCCCCAATACCCACGCGGTTGCCCTGAAACTCTTCGGCCAACGCGGCCCGTAGCAGATCGGAGCCGGTGAGTTCGGGTGGTTTGCTAAGCTGCTTCTGTAATTTGCCCAAGTCGTTGGGGTCGATCAGCACGTATTGATCTTTGATCTTGATCAGGCCCGTTTTGTTACTGACCAGCTGCTCGAACTCGCTGTACGAAATGAACTCGCTGCCCACGGCCACCTGCCAGTCGAAGGTGAGCATGTCGTCGAGTTTCATAAATGACGGGTTGGCTGCCCCGCTGCCCGATTTGGCTTTCAGCCGTACTCCCGCCTGCGGGCGTACCCAGTGTTGCAATGACCGCGGCAGTAGCAGCGAAATGCCCAGCAATTGCATACGGGGCAGCTTTTCGAGCAGAATCTTGACAAAATCGTCGGGCGCGTAGCTCAGGTGCGTTGGCGCGTTTTTCTGAGCGAGCTTGGCCAAATCGGGGAAATGCCGCGACAGCACCAGCAGGTCCTGCAACACGGCCATCCGAATGCGGGCGTGCTTCGGCTCGTCCAGAATTTCGGTGAGCGACACGGGGGCACTGTCGACCTCATTGGCATCGCGGTCACGGATGAGCAGGCTCAGCTTAAACACGTCACCAAACTCCGAATCTTCAACGGCCAGAATGGGTACGAATCGTTTCTGGCCCAGGAA comes from Fibrella aestuarina BUZ 2 and encodes:
- a CDS encoding DEAD/DEAH box helicase — translated: MNFNDLAIIAPILKALAEEGYTTPTPIQEQAIPHVNAGRDLLGCAQTGTGKTAAFSIPTLQRLYTKKQSGDWSNKIKALILTPTRELAIQIDESLAAYGRHVGLRHTVIFGGVGQKPQTDALARGVDILTATPGRLLDLMNQGFVNLKGIEFFVLDEADRMLDMGFIHDVRKVLAVLPNKRQSLFFSATMPPEIVKLADTILTDPVKVEVTPVSSTADTVRQSVYLVERDNKRNLLRHILEDKAIESALVFTRTKHGADKVAEFLNKQGIKTEAIHGNKAQNARQRALSNFKERTTRVLVATDIAARGIDVDNLSHVINFELPNIPESYVHRIGRTGRAGASGIAISFCETDERAYLKDIQKLIGRKVPVEVANNPFPSDNRDPIEVAKPPKPNQREPREPREARNGRANQPRRAEKGPQQQNRPELVRASEQRTQRTDDTQSTRRPDQVRSANGQKPRGEGNAQPAGRNDNRNRSNNNRGQKPAPRDSGSSASEDDRWRPWTSYLSTSPDRFDKKK
- a CDS encoding glycoside hydrolase family 36 protein, whose translation is MKYSLTLLGILFASVGALAQPSAQQRIHYDETKRQFSLENSLVKRVLQLTPSGLQTVAYTDLRTKTNVIRDPNRVREIAFQVNGIPFTGRGAAGFAVTYKTHTISEKVGQGSVLRVDLQVQHPNRFIVFDLSLYYQIYADLPLTRKWLTIRNTGGDPLRISELDWENLNLDLTAGGVGLTTAVDVYAAYGRLPTRPPYIGRTDDAALLIHNPEQNTGILLGNEAPAVMKRTHVYRDSTEVGIGMGFEADDFPFQKTLLTDETFTSPKAFVSLFKGAVWQDAFAQDLATYVRTQLGTRLFAHKKTPTAFYNTRLPFGRNLNGPQLKKLVDELAPTGIDYLILDDGWQDNYGDWNVDTRKFPNGLRPLTDYIRAKGMTPGLWLALATAADTSAVGQEHADWFMNNRDGQRHSLQGSGAKNLYTMSLDTPWFDYILQKIRTLVDEHGLGYIKLDLAAACSAYRLNSSDAGDWATGAGRTYANQRESLWRLYERTGQLMDSLKASHPNLLIDCTHELYGKANGVDLWLLQHADYAGLASNRIGASAGSRALRQLTYDRGQVVPSGTLLTGNLRLDEPLAKQQYLSMASSTIVFTGDVAKLLPTDKAWLKAWNGWLAALNERTQYTRFYQTGDVLPRPDTHNWDGAIRFNPERNGGLLCFYRNDSPEATRIFPIRGVKPAGTYLIRQGGTNAVVGTFTGQQLLTTGLPVTIPNRNEASLLSIEPFVKPEAAKVEPIAAKEPAKMPVK
- a CDS encoding DEAD/DEAH box helicase; its protein translation is MAERITYGKTWWGQQWLKALTSIDEGNRLPRGKTYANKGAVKALKIEVNQISAQVQGSKPRPYKVKLAVPLFDAKDKKDLLTEIQQNPALLAQLLNRQLPPDLIEFADQRGIRLFPRSFGELQAGCSCPDDAMPCKHLAAVIYLIANEIDQNPFLVFQLKGLDLLDELRADDSAGVSGGMDSVLLVKDLLTDDLPEEDEDWKPDEAARAAIDFSTLPTLADSLLDLLEPETTFTKRDFLKDLSKAYKLFTKPMQDKVVTSHPAPSDSLELQLDELLDLRKINIFSEHGDSRRLPHFGIADLMGWLADLTDADWPDMSDSVRALYLTRQFTAALLRRGAVVPQLLRIGPDENQYRVRWVPATLNEAVRRLTEQLGTQLPPTLLSVYWQKDILAPVSPAEQVLMVCSLLLRQPVKQPTVELWERWPLEDADRLFFGQEILRFDGFGKREKPLAMQLWLNDFFLGQKRFVPILAVEDSEFGDVFKLSLLIRDRDANEVDSAPVSLTEILDEPKHARIRMAVLQDLLVLSRHFPDLAKLAQKNAPTHLSYAPDDFVKILLEKLPRMQLLGISLLLPRSLQHWVRPQAGVRLKAKSGSGAANPSFMKLDDMLTFDWQVAVGSEFISYSEFEQLVSNKTGLIKIKDQYVLIDPNDLGKLQKQLSKPPELTGSDLLRAALAEEFQGNRVGIGADVRDLLKQFTDAEPHPLPDHLNAQLRPYQLRGYDWLAKNTALGMGSILADDMGLGKTLQIITLLLKFRQEGRFQKQKGLVVLPTTLLTNWQKEIARFAPDLKAQVFHGPNRKLPDLKKATSPDLILTTYGVVRSDLDTLKKTTWAVLIIDEAQNIKNSDTEQTKAVKQLKSDVRIALSGTPVENRLSEFWSIMDFVNRGYLGGVSKFNEEFGKPIQQERDHQKLDLFRRVTGPFLLRRIKTDKSIISDLPDKIENNQYCSLTQEQAALYESVVQESMRAIEAKDGIARRGLVLKLMTALKQIGNHPRQYLKKGPDNAALSGKAQLLLNLLETIYASHEKVLIFTQYKEMGELLQQFIQQAFGQEPLFLHGGVSRADRDEMVEQFQKNRSDHTFILSLKAGGTGLNLTQANHVIHYDLWWNPAVEAQATDRAFRIGQTKNVLVYRLMNQGTLEEKIDAMIRSKKELADLSVQTGETWLGDLNDDQLKELVSLG